A region of Vibrio chagasii DNA encodes the following proteins:
- the cgtA gene encoding Obg family GTPase CgtA: MKFVDEAVVKIEAGDGGNGTVSFWREKFVAKGGPDGGDGGDGGDVYIQADENLNTLIDYRFQRFYSAERGENGRGGNCTGKRGKDITLKVPVGTRAVDIHTNEIVAEVAEHGKKVMVGKGGWHGLGNTRFKSSVNRAPRQKTMGTKGEVRELRLELLLLADVGMLGLPNAGKSTFIRSVSAAKPKVADYPFTTLIPSLGVVSVVPEKSFVVADIPGLIEGAADGAGLGIRFLKHLERCRVLLHMIDIMPIDGSDPIQNALTIIDELEQYSEKVAQKPRWLVFNKVDLMPEEEADEKIQEIIDALGWEDEYFKISAVNKLGTKELCFKLGEFMENLPREVEEVAEEEKVDFMWDDYHKDAMSGKNVVTEDDDDWDDWDDEEDDGHVIYVRD; the protein is encoded by the coding sequence ATGAAATTCGTTGATGAAGCGGTAGTAAAAATAGAAGCCGGTGATGGCGGTAATGGTACGGTGAGCTTTTGGCGCGAAAAATTCGTCGCTAAAGGTGGTCCTGATGGCGGTGACGGTGGTGATGGCGGTGATGTTTACATCCAAGCTGATGAAAACTTAAATACACTGATCGATTACCGTTTCCAACGTTTTTACAGCGCAGAGCGTGGTGAAAACGGTCGCGGCGGTAACTGTACGGGTAAACGTGGTAAAGACATCACGTTAAAAGTGCCTGTAGGTACTCGTGCTGTTGATATCCATACTAATGAAATCGTTGCTGAAGTTGCTGAGCACGGCAAGAAGGTAATGGTTGGTAAAGGTGGTTGGCACGGTCTTGGTAACACGCGTTTTAAATCGTCTGTTAACCGCGCTCCTCGTCAAAAGACAATGGGTACTAAAGGTGAAGTTCGTGAACTGCGTTTAGAGCTTCTTCTACTAGCTGACGTTGGTATGCTTGGCTTACCAAATGCAGGTAAATCGACCTTTATCCGCTCTGTTTCTGCAGCGAAACCAAAAGTAGCTGACTACCCGTTTACAACCTTGATCCCAAGCTTGGGTGTGGTGAGCGTGGTTCCTGAGAAGAGCTTTGTTGTTGCCGATATTCCGGGTCTGATCGAAGGCGCTGCTGATGGCGCTGGTCTTGGCATCCGCTTCTTGAAACACCTTGAGCGTTGTCGTGTTCTTCTACACATGATCGATATCATGCCGATTGACGGTTCTGATCCTATTCAGAATGCACTAACGATCATTGATGAGCTTGAGCAGTACAGTGAAAAAGTGGCACAAAAACCTCGTTGGTTAGTGTTCAACAAAGTTGACCTAATGCCAGAAGAAGAAGCAGACGAAAAGATTCAAGAAATCATCGATGCTTTAGGTTGGGAAGACGAGTACTTCAAGATCTCTGCAGTGAATAAGCTAGGCACTAAAGAGCTTTGCTTCAAGCTTGGTGAGTTCATGGAGAACCTACCACGTGAAGTGGAAGAAGTTGCAGAAGAAGAAAAAGTCGACTTTATGTGGGATGACTACCATAAAGATGCGATGAGCGGCAAAAATGTCGTTACTGAAGATGATGACGATTGGGATGATTGGGACGACGAAGAAGATGACGGCCACGTTATCTACGTTCGTGATTAA
- the ispB gene encoding octaprenyl diphosphate synthase — MDFKAIQTLTANDMAKVNETIQAQLNSDVSLINQLGFYIVSGGGKRLRPLLALLSARALGYQGEAHITSAAFIEFIHTATLLHDDVVDESDMRRGKATANAAFGNAASVLVGDFIYTRSFQMMTTLGSLKILELMSEAVNVIAEGEVQQLMNCNNPDTTEESYMQVIYSKTARLFEAATQIGAILTESSPEIETAMQNYGKYLGTAFQLIDDVMDYTADGKEMGKNVGDDLAEGKPTLPLLYAMHNGSPEQASMIREAIEKANGMDKLNEILAAMEETGSLEYTTNKAYEEADKAIAELSVLPDSEYKQALTTLAHLAVKRSK, encoded by the coding sequence ATGGATTTTAAAGCTATCCAAACGCTTACTGCCAATGATATGGCAAAAGTGAATGAAACAATTCAAGCCCAACTTAATTCTGACGTAAGTTTAATCAACCAGCTTGGTTTTTATATCGTTAGCGGTGGTGGCAAACGCCTGCGCCCTTTGCTTGCTCTTTTATCTGCTCGCGCTCTTGGTTATCAAGGTGAAGCACATATTACCTCTGCAGCCTTTATTGAGTTTATTCATACTGCGACTCTGCTTCATGACGATGTTGTCGACGAATCAGACATGAGACGTGGTAAAGCAACCGCCAACGCAGCCTTTGGTAATGCTGCAAGTGTTTTGGTTGGTGACTTTATTTACACACGCTCATTCCAAATGATGACTACGCTAGGATCTTTAAAGATCCTAGAGTTAATGAGTGAAGCGGTAAACGTGATTGCTGAGGGTGAAGTTCAACAATTAATGAACTGCAACAACCCAGACACCACTGAAGAAAGCTACATGCAGGTTATCTACTCTAAAACAGCTCGCTTGTTTGAAGCCGCAACTCAAATTGGCGCAATTCTGACTGAGTCCTCACCAGAGATCGAAACGGCAATGCAAAACTATGGTAAATACCTAGGCACTGCATTCCAGCTAATTGATGATGTGATGGATTACACAGCAGATGGCAAAGAGATGGGTAAGAACGTTGGTGACGACCTAGCAGAGGGCAAACCAACCTTGCCTCTTCTATACGCAATGCACAATGGTTCTCCTGAGCAAGCAAGTATGATTCGTGAAGCGATTGAAAAAGCCAACGGTATGGACAAGCTCAACGAAATTCTTGCTGCTATGGAAGAGACAGGCTCGTTAGAGTACACCACCAACAAAGCGTACGAAGAAGCTGACAAAGCTATCGCTGAGCTTTCAGTACTGCCAGACTCGGAATATAAGCAAGCTCTGACTACCCTTGCGCACCTCGCCGTGAAGCGCAGCAAGTAA
- the apaH gene encoding bis(5'-nucleosyl)-tetraphosphatase (symmetrical) ApaH, with amino-acid sequence MSNYIVGDIQGCFDELQLLLETINFNQQHDTLWVAGDLVARGPKSLETLRFIRSLGDSAKVVLGNHDLHLLAVSLGLFPAKPKDRTQAILDAEDRESLLEWLRQQPLIQEHPEFIMSHAGISPQWDLERARIENQEVVALLQSDKWQWLIENMYSNTPDLWDVNLRDIERYRYAINSLTRMRFCFTDARLDMACKLPPSEITNEPLVPWFDLPQRIKLNKTVVFGHWAALEGYQGKDVIGIDTGCVWGGELTALRWEDKQFFTQKAL; translated from the coding sequence GTGTCTAATTATATTGTCGGAGACATCCAAGGATGCTTCGACGAACTTCAGTTATTGCTCGAAACCATCAACTTTAATCAACAACACGATACCTTGTGGGTCGCTGGTGACTTAGTTGCCCGAGGCCCTAAGTCTCTAGAAACACTTCGCTTTATTCGTAGTTTAGGTGACTCGGCAAAGGTGGTATTGGGCAATCACGACCTACACCTGCTCGCGGTATCTCTAGGATTGTTTCCAGCAAAGCCTAAAGATAGGACGCAAGCTATCCTAGATGCTGAGGACCGTGAGTCCCTACTCGAATGGTTAAGGCAGCAGCCGTTAATTCAAGAACATCCTGAGTTCATAATGTCTCATGCGGGTATTTCGCCACAATGGGACCTTGAACGAGCTCGCATAGAGAACCAAGAAGTCGTCGCCCTATTACAATCAGACAAGTGGCAGTGGCTCATCGAAAATATGTATAGCAATACACCTGATCTATGGGACGTAAATTTACGCGATATTGAACGATATCGCTATGCGATCAACAGCCTTACTAGAATGCGTTTCTGCTTTACCGATGCTCGGCTTGATATGGCATGCAAACTACCACCAAGTGAAATTACTAATGAACCATTAGTGCCATGGTTTGACCTTCCACAACGTATTAAGCTCAATAAAACGGTTGTTTTTGGCCACTGGGCTGCACTTGAAGGCTATCAAGGTAAAGATGTGATAGGGATAGATACTGGGTGTGTTTGGGGAGGAGAGCTGACTGCGCTTCGTTGGGAAGACAAACAGTTTTTTACTCAAAAAGCGCTATAA
- a CDS encoding threonine/serine exporter family protein — protein sequence MGIFELFLGLLNDMFFAAIPAVGFALVFNVPQRALIYCALGGSIGHGSRYLMMHFGIPIEWATFFAATVVGLIGVHWSHKLLAHPKVFTVAALIPMVPGVFAFKAMIAMVEINRAGYSPELVAMLMENFLKSMFIIAGLAVGLAVPGLLFYRRRPIV from the coding sequence ATGGGTATCTTCGAACTGTTTTTAGGCTTACTTAACGATATGTTTTTTGCAGCGATTCCGGCTGTCGGATTCGCATTGGTGTTTAACGTTCCGCAACGCGCTTTAATTTATTGTGCTCTCGGCGGCTCTATCGGTCACGGTAGCCGTTATTTGATGATGCATTTTGGGATTCCAATTGAATGGGCAACCTTCTTCGCCGCAACTGTGGTTGGTCTCATAGGTGTGCATTGGTCGCATAAGTTGTTGGCTCATCCCAAGGTATTTACAGTCGCGGCTCTGATTCCTATGGTGCCGGGTGTATTTGCCTTCAAGGCAATGATTGCCATGGTTGAGATTAATAGGGCAGGATATAGCCCTGAGCTGGTTGCGATGTTGATGGAGAACTTTTTGAAATCGATGTTCATTATCGCAGGGCTAGCGGTTGGCTTAGCTGTGCCTGGGCTGTTATTCTACCGACGCAGACCTATCGTCTAG
- a CDS encoding threonine/serine exporter ThrE family protein, with the protein MASKQRAISRLVAQSGQMLLAHGAESTLVGDIMRRIGIACGVDEVEVALSANALVVTTVMNDHCITTTRSCADRGINMQVITDIQRVCIMMEKGILDYGLAYKKIQNISPERYNRWLVVVMIGLSCASFSRLAGGDWQVFMMTFIASACGMIVRQEIGHRHFNPLLNFAITAFVTTTISAQAVLYNIGGQPTIVMASSVLMLVPGFPLINSVADMLKGHINMGLARFTMASLLTLATSLGIVAAMSLSGVWGWAS; encoded by the coding sequence ATGGCATCAAAACAAAGAGCGATCTCAAGGCTCGTTGCTCAGTCAGGACAAATGTTATTAGCGCACGGTGCGGAAAGCACATTAGTTGGTGATATCATGCGCCGTATTGGTATTGCTTGTGGAGTCGACGAGGTCGAAGTTGCGCTGTCTGCTAATGCACTTGTTGTGACGACAGTAATGAATGATCACTGTATTACGACCACTCGAAGCTGCGCAGATCGTGGTATTAACATGCAAGTGATCACCGATATTCAACGCGTGTGTATCATGATGGAGAAAGGGATCCTCGATTATGGACTGGCGTATAAAAAGATCCAAAATATCAGCCCTGAGCGCTATAACCGTTGGTTAGTGGTTGTGATGATTGGCCTATCTTGTGCTTCTTTTAGTCGGCTTGCAGGCGGTGATTGGCAGGTGTTCATGATGACCTTTATTGCTTCTGCCTGTGGCATGATCGTCAGGCAAGAGATTGGTCATCGCCACTTTAACCCACTGCTAAACTTTGCAATCACAGCTTTTGTCACCACGACGATTTCTGCTCAAGCTGTCCTCTACAATATTGGTGGTCAGCCAACCATCGTAATGGCTTCATCGGTATTGATGCTCGTACCTGGCTTCCCACTGATTAATTCTGTTGCAGACATGCTCAAAGGTCACATCAATATGGGTTTGGCGCGCTTTACCATGGCAAGCTTACTTACTTTGGCGACTAGTTTAGGCATTGTTGCTGCGATGAGCCTATCTGGTGTTTGGGGGTGGGCGAGCTAA
- the rpmA gene encoding 50S ribosomal protein L27, translated as MAHKKAGGSTNNGRDSESKRLGVKRFGGESVLAGNIIVRQRGTKFHAGTNVGIGKDHTLFALTEGKVKFAVKGPKNRKFVSIEAE; from the coding sequence ATGGCACATAAAAAAGCTGGCGGTTCTACTAATAACGGCCGCGATTCAGAAAGCAAACGTCTTGGTGTTAAGCGTTTCGGTGGCGAATCTGTTCTTGCAGGTAACATCATCGTACGTCAACGTGGTACTAAGTTCCACGCTGGCACAAACGTTGGCATCGGTAAAGACCACACTCTTTTCGCTCTTACTGAAGGTAAAGTGAAATTTGCTGTTAAAGGTCCTAAAAACCGTAAGTTCGTAAGCATCGAAGCTGAGTAA
- the rplU gene encoding 50S ribosomal protein L21, whose amino-acid sequence MYAVFQSGGKQHRVSEGQTLRLEKLDVETGATVEFDKVLLVANGEEIAVGAPLVEGGKVTAEVVQHGRGDKVKIVKFRRRKHSRKQAGHRQWFTEVKITGINA is encoded by the coding sequence ATGTACGCTGTTTTCCAATCTGGTGGCAAACAACACCGAGTAAGCGAAGGTCAAACTCTTCGTTTAGAGAAATTAGACGTTGAAACTGGTGCAACTGTAGAATTTGATAAAGTTCTTCTTGTTGCTAACGGCGAAGAAATCGCTGTTGGTGCACCTCTTGTTGAAGGTGGTAAGGTTACTGCGGAAGTAGTACAACACGGTCGTGGCGATAAAGTAAAAATCGTTAAGTTCCGTCGTCGTAAGCACTCTCGTAAGCAAGCTGGTCACCGTCAGTGGTTCACAGAAGTGAAAATCACTGGCATTAACGCTTAA
- the folA gene encoding type 3 dihydrofolate reductase, which yields MIISMIAAMANNRVIGKDNQMPWHLPADFAWFKRSTMGKPVVMGRKTYDSIGRPLPGRLNIVISRDENLEIEGVTTVTSIEKALELVSDVEEVMIIGGGSIYESCLPKADKLYLTYIDFDVNGDTQFPDWGEGWKQSFSDTYQADEKNKHNMEFVILER from the coding sequence ATGATCATCAGTATGATTGCAGCAATGGCCAATAACCGTGTAATAGGTAAAGATAATCAGATGCCTTGGCACTTGCCCGCGGACTTCGCATGGTTCAAACGCTCAACGATGGGGAAGCCTGTAGTCATGGGCCGTAAAACCTATGATTCGATAGGTCGTCCTTTACCTGGCCGATTAAATATTGTGATTAGCCGTGACGAGAACTTGGAAATTGAAGGTGTGACAACGGTTACCTCAATTGAAAAAGCTCTGGAGTTAGTCAGCGATGTTGAAGAGGTGATGATCATCGGTGGTGGTTCAATCTATGAAAGCTGCCTACCTAAAGCTGACAAGCTATACCTGACTTATATCGATTTTGATGTTAATGGTGATACTCAATTCCCAGATTGGGGAGAAGGTTGGAAGCAGAGCTTTAGCGATACGTATCAAGCGGATGAGAAAAACAAACACAATATGGAGTTTGTGATCCTCGAACGTTAA